The genomic stretch CGTGGGTGGCGCCGAGAATGTTGGAGTCGGTCGAGTAGGCCTTCTCGACGCTCATCTTGTACTGGAAGCCGTGCCGGATCATGTACTCCGACATCTCCTTGCGGCCGCCGAGCTCGTCGATGAACTGCTGGTCGAGCCACGGCTTGTAGATGCGGAGGTTCGGGTTGGCGAGCAGGCCGTAGCGGTAGAACCGCTCGATGTCGTTGCCCTTGTAGGTGCTGCCGTCGCCCCAGATGTTGACGGCGTCTTCGCGCATGGCGGCGACCAGCATCGTGCCGGTGACCGCGCGTCCGAGGGGCGTGGTGTTGAAGTAGGTCTGGCCCGCCGTGGTGATGTGGAACGCACCGCACTGCAGCGCCGCCATGCCTTCGGCCACCAGCTGCGCCCGACACTCGATCAGCCGCGCCTTCTCGGCGCCGTAGCTGATCGCCTTGCGGGGAATCTCGTCGTAATCGGCTTCGTCGGGCTGGCCGAGGTTCGCCGTATAGGCGTAGGGCACCGCGCCCTTTGCCCGCATCCAGTGCAGGGCGGCGCTGGTGTCGAGGCCGCCCGAAAAGGCGATGCCGACGTTCTCTCCGACGGGAAGGCTCTGAAGGATGTTGGGCACGTCTCAATGTTAATTCAGGAACCGTTCGATCTCTGCGACGACGCGCGAGGGCTCCTCTTCGTGGGGCCAATGGCCCGAGTGTTCGAGGCGGACCACCGAGGCGTGCGGCAGTAGCGCCTGCCAGCGCGCCAGGTGGTAAGGCTTGAAGGCGGTGTCTTTCATGCCCCAGAGCACCAGCGTTGGCACGCGCAGGCGGGGGAGCGCGTCCAGGAGTGACTGGTAATGCGCGCGCGATCCAAGCAGCGCCCGGGCCAGCGTATGCAGCACCTGGACGCGGGCCTCGCGGTCGCGGAACACCTCGAGATACTGGCGATGAATGGCCTTGGTCAGCAGCTTTCGATCGCCGTAGGCCGACGGCATGATCAGCCGCTGTGAGGCGTTGGCGTAGCGATAGAGGAAGCGCCCCACCGCGCCGCCGATCAGCTTCGCGGGTCCGGCCATGGCCCGGTCGTCATCGATGGGCCACGCGAACGTGTTGAGGATGACGAGCTTCCGGACCGGTGATGACGCGCGCACGGCAAGCGGCAGGCCGATGGGTCCGCCGAAGTCGTGCACCACCAGGGTGAACGCGTCCAATCCCAGCTGGTCCACGAACTCGCGGAGCGCTTCCGCATGCGCCTCGGGTGTGTAGGCAAAGCCCGGCGCGCGTTCCGACAGGCCAAACCCGAAATGGTCCGGCGCGACGCACCGATACCGTTTCGAGAGCGCGGCGATCACGTGCCGGTACTCGAAGGACCAGGTCGGCGTGCCGTGGACCAGCAGGACCGGCGGACCGGTGCCCTCGTCCACGTAGTGCATGTCCCCTGCTGACAGCGACACATGGCGGGACTGAAAGGGGTATGCCCCACGGTCCACCCACGAGGAATCAGGACTTATGGCCTCCCAATTTATGGAAGGCCATCCGATCTGTCCAGCCGCCGCGACTCGAACAGCGCTAGAGCCGTCCGGTCAAGACCAGCACCAACAGCACGATGAGGACGATCGTCAGCGTGCTGGTCGGGGCGTATCCCCACGAACGGCTGTGCGGCCATGCCGGGAGCGCGCCCAGGGCCATCAAGACGAGAATCACGAGGAGGATCGTTAACATACCCGGCTGAAAAGCAATTCGCGGTCCAACCCGGGGACGACCGATCCAGCGGCCGAGGGTGCCAAATAGTCAGCCCGACTGCCCAGATTGGGTAGCCACCGGGCCACTTCCGCGGAAGGCAGGGCCGGCGGATAGCCAAAATCGTGGCATCGATCTTGATGATGTCAGGAGCACGAAGACGACTGGTACTATGGTGAGCAACCGCGAGACCGTTACTCGGGACCGACATTGGTAGCCCGTCCGCACCGGCCGGCGCGACCTGTGCACACACTAGGGGCACGCCATCTGGGCAGGGTTCTTGGATTGCCGGAGGGCATCTGTTTCTCCATCGATGGGATGTTGAACTTCGGGACGGCGACAAGCCATTTCGCGACGAGTTGCTCAGCTCTGAGCGGCTCGAGGAGCGCGCGCTCGCCCTGGCGGCGAGCTTCACGGTCGATCCCAACCGGCGCCGCACGCGGAGTATCTATCCTCGGCTGACCCTGAACGCGCGCGTCCTGCGCCACGTCTACCAGACGCTGGCGGAAGACGTCCACGAAGGCGAATTCGTCACGCCGGCCACCGAGTGGTTCCTCGACAACTATCACCTCATCTCGGCGGAGATCGTCGAGATCCGCGAGCAAATGCCGCGGCGGTTCTACCGGGAGCTGCCGGCGCTGGCGACGCGCGAGAAAGCCGGCGACGCCCGCATCTACGCGATTGCCATCGAACTGCTGCGCCATAGCGACAGCCGGCTCGAGGTGCCGCAGCTGACCCAGTTCCTCAACAGTTACCAGCGCGTGGCGCCACTCACCATCGGCGAGCTGTGGGCGTGGCCGATCATGCTGAAACTGGCACTGATTGAGAACCTGCGCCGGCTGGTGTCGGAACTCCTGGCGTCAAGCACCGCGCGGCACGCGGCCGACGTCCACGTCGCCCGCATCGACGCCGGCTCGCCCGAGGCGGCGGTCCGCATTCCCGAAGACTCGCCCGACGCCTACCTCGTGCAGATGCTCCACCGCGCACGCGAGTACGACGCGCGCCGGTCGCCGCTGCGCGCGGCCCTGGAAGCCCACCTCATCGCCCGCAACACGGTCGCCGAGGAAATCGTGCGCGCGGAGCACCAGCGCCAGGCGACCAGCCAGGCGTCGGTGGCCAACGCCATCACCAGTTTGCGCCTGTGCGCGACCATCGACTGGCGTAATTACGTCGAATCGGTGAGCCTCGTCGACAGCGTGCTGCGCCGCGACCCGGGCGGGATGTACGCGCGCATGGACTTCCTGAGCCGCGACCGCCAGCGCCAGGCGGTCGAGGAACTCGCCGAGCCGAGCGGTGAAGCGCAGATCCGCGTTGCCCTCAAGGCGGTCGAGTCGGCGCGCCAGGCGGCGGAACGCAAGGTGCCGCGTGCCGCGGCGCACGTCGG from Vicinamibacterales bacterium encodes the following:
- a CDS encoding alpha/beta fold hydrolase, yielding MSLSAGDMHYVDEGTGPPVLLVHGTPTWSFEYRHVIAALSKRYRCVAPDHFGFGLSERAPGFAYTPEAHAEALREFVDQLGLDAFTLVVHDFGGPIGLPLAVRASSPVRKLVILNTFAWPIDDDRAMAGPAKLIGGAVGRFLYRYANASQRLIMPSAYGDRKLLTKAIHRQYLEVFRDREARVQVLHTLARALLGSRAHYQSLLDALPRLRVPTLVLWGMKDTAFKPYHLARWQALLPHASVVRLEHSGHWPHEEEPSRVVAEIERFLN
- a CDS encoding DUF3309 family protein yields the protein MLTILLVILVLMALGALPAWPHSRSWGYAPTSTLTIVLIVLLVLVLTGRL